A window of the Harmonia axyridis chromosome 5, icHarAxyr1.1, whole genome shotgun sequence genome harbors these coding sequences:
- the LOC123680339 gene encoding piggyBac transposable element-derived protein 3-like codes for MAVDERLYTRGRSGTGLLLHELIDLIENDEDISATNIAICPPDELPGADTDKDSDLSDEEVVGDFDHLPARILRSQVEMQNPEIDDDHGNPVVQDENHSEEPRPTTSSQTRVRSTKRKRPTERTWKPKMNGLSSSIPELECEYRPVAEDLLKETVKSPIEAFRAYFSEDLLSHIVTETNRYAMQKLVHNLNATAEEMITFVGIMLMSGYHPLPYRRLYWKQDPDVHSHLVSDAIRRNRFDELISFIHLANNENNDGSDKMYKVRPIFDHLNNSFKQISPGPTISIDESMIPYYGRHGCKQFIRGKPIRFGFKLWVAADPSGYIHHVEPYCGSSTRLPETGLGQGGDVVIGLVDHMKLSKGIRLYFDNLFTSVGLLEELSSRGLGGTGTLRENRCSVSMKLPDKKTWKNKPRGETSTSSSGDILAVRWNDNNVVTVLTNCDNVHPMSKSNRYSRIEKKVISVKVPGPIARYNSNMGGVDLSDQFLASYRNRIRSKKWWWPYFSWTVDVCSTQGWLLYRRLGHDIPLLDFRRQCAIFILKSYGSPPMVAGVRSSLEFTPALEEIRKDRTDHFIEKGESKYRRCKVCGRRTIFVCKKCEVPVHPDECFKIFHDVK; via the exons ATGGCCGTCGATGAGAGATT GTATACTCGTGGAAGATCAGGCACtggattacttcttcatgaatTAATTGACCTTATCGAGAACGATGAGGACATATCAGCCACCAATATAGCCATATGTCCACCTGATGAACTTCCTGGTGCAGATACAGATAAGGACTCTGATTTATCGGATGAAGAGGTAGTTGGAGATTTTGACCACCTTCCTGCCCGTATATTACGCTCTCAGGTGGAAATGCAGAATCCAGAAATCGATGATGATCACGGCAATCCAGTCGTCCAAGATGAGAACCATTCAGAAGAACCTAGACCGACGACTTCTTCGCAGACAAGAGTAAGAAGCACCAAACGTAAGCGTCCCACAGAACGTACTTGGAAGCCGAAAATGAATGGGTTATCTTCAAGTATTCCTGAACTTGAATGCGAATACCGACCGGTAGCAGAAGATCTTCTGAAAGAAACGGTAAAAAGCCCTATTGAGGCTTTTAGGGCTTACTTCTCGGAAGATTTATTGAGTCATATCGTAACCGAAACTAATCGTTATGCTATGCAGAAACTCGTTCACAACCTGAATGCCACTGCTGAAGAAATGATTACATTTGTCGGAATTATGTTGATGTCAGGTTACCACCCTCTTCCATATAGAAGACTCTACTGGAAACAAGATCCAGATGTTCATTCGCACTTAGTTTCCGATGCCATCCGTCGAAACCGATTCGATGAACTGATAAGTTTTATTCACCTTGccaacaatgaaaacaatgatggaaGTGATAAAATGTACAAGGTCCGACCTATTTTTGATCACCTCAACAACTCTTTCAAACAAATCAGTCCTGGGCCCACTATTAGTATCGACGAGAGTATGATTCCTTATTACGGAAGGCATGGGTGCAAACAGTTTATTCGCGGAAAACCTATCAGATTTGGGTTCAAGTTATGGGTTGCCGCGGATCCATCTGGatacatccatcatgttgaacccTATTGTGGAAGTTCAACTCGTCTTCCAGAAACTGGACTCGGTCAAGGAGGTGACGTAGTAATTGGACTTGTAGACCACATGAAATTGTCAAAGGGTATTCGACTCTACTTTGACAATCTTTTTACATCGGTTGGGTTGTTGGAAGAGCTTAGTTCTAGAGGACTTGGTGGAACTGGTACTCTGCGTGAGAATCGCTGTAGTGTTTCAATGAAACTTCCAGATAAAAAAACGTGGAAAAATAAACCCAGAGGTGAAACATCCACCAGTTCTTCAGGAGATATTTTAGCAGTCCGTTGGAATGACAACAATGTTGTTACTGTACTTACTAATTGTGATAATGTACATCCTATGTCAAAGTCAAACCGATActccagaattgaaaagaagGTCATTTCTGTCAAAGTACCAGGTCCTATTGCTCGTTACAATAGTAACATGGGTGGAGTAGATCTTTCTGATCAATTTTTGGCTTCCTACCGAAACAGAATCAGGTCGAAAAAATGGTGGTGGCCTTATTTCTCTTGGACTGTGGATGTATGCAGCACACAAGGTTGGTTACTGTATCGTCGCCTTGGGCATGATATTCCTCTATTGGATTTCAGACGTCAGTGtgctattttcattctgaagtcTTACGGCAGTCCTCCAATGGTAGCAGGAGTTCGATCATCTCTAGAGTTCACACCAGCTctcgaagaaataagaaaagatcgaacagatcatttcatcgaaaaaggTGAATCCAAGTATCGCCGTTGTAAAGTATGTGGCAGGCGTACAATTTTTGTATGCAAGAAGTGTGAAGTTCCTGTTCATCCTGATgagtgtttcaaaatttttcatgatgtaaaataa
- the LOC123680859 gene encoding uncharacterized protein LOC123680859: MTQPVENTSSFPTFTTAPVVSSYVPNIDKLEGHSNYASWKFAMKMSLMLEGLWEIVTNGPMNNTNTLNKDLDNKALAKIGLCVKPTCYVHICKATTSKEAWDNLQKAFESKDMNRKFDLQRHLFRTKHTDFNSMEEYIGDIMSTVYKLADIGVTIEDDFVAFVMLNGLSSEYEPLVMALTYNNLKLSSDEVKTKLIEEEKIISRRKRYRRSSFTFQKCPKENHKEIQNQMLFLWRRGT, from the coding sequence ATGACACAACCTGTGGAGAATACAAGTTCTTTTCCGACATTCACTACTGCTCCAGTAGTCTCTTCGTATGTTCCAAATATAGACAAATTAGAGGGACATAGCAACTACGCATCATGGAAATTTGCCATGAAAATGAGTCTGATGCTAGAAGGTTTATGGGAAATAGTTACCAATGGACcaatgaacaatacaaatacCTTAAACAAAGACCTTGATAATAAGGCTTTAGCGAAAATAGGTTTATGTGTGAAACCTACTTGTTACGTACATATATGTAAGGCTACCACATCCAAAGAAGCATGGGACAATCTGCAGAAAGCTTTCGAATCAAAAGATATGAACAGAAAGTTTGATTTGCAAAGACATCTGTTCAGAACGAAACATACTGACTTCAATTCAATGGAAGAATATATTGGGGATATAATGTCAACAGTGTACAAACTTGCTGATATTGGTGTTACCATTGAAGACGATTTTGTTGCTTTTGTTATGCTGAACGGACTAAGTTCGGAATATGAACCTTTAGTTATGGCTCTAACATATAACAATTTAAAGCTCTCATCAGATGAAGTAAAAACAAAGCTAATAGAGGAAGAGAAAATCATCTCAAGAAGAAAGAGATATAGGAGGAGCAGCTTTACATTCCAGAAATGTCCAAAGGAAAATCAcaaagaaattcaaaatcaaatgtTATTCTTGTGGAGAAGAGGGACATAA
- the LOC123680860 gene encoding uncharacterized protein LOC123680860, with the protein MRWTEEDNVLILRVHYIATDMQQRTGRRYRELLTEVWNDINPRRQSYANLLANRVRWLLEKEKFSTTELNSIKQSYLPRIDSEIRVEDEEVPLESRTIIRMSILPSRIERIFNKNLHNYTGISPQYRPKIPRMYGSKRMLECIRRVDRLMERYLDVNITLRGIVDCVYAGAVTVAEELGMKIGEIYSELRQESTPPWKLRLEKKVKNIRKKIGILHSYLNTESHTKKILEGIRQIASESRIRTSRSNEQLKEKLMAVCDRLKQKVKALGNRIKRYNERVKRYKNNHLYYKNQSKFFRNLEATETAKGVYPDEKDMHKAWSEIWERKKMHDDRAFWIKDAEKEKNTYSMDNIEITKEDIKSVLKKANNWAAPGADKLQNYWWKNFTSTHQRLVVLFQGALSDPSTIPEFFTLGLTYMLPKGNITPDPKQYRPITCLPTVYKILTGILTKHLWKHVNKFNILASEQNGCRIDAQGCKELLTIDYLITKQAKKKLRNLSIAWIDYKKAFDSVPHSWLLKVLRLYGVSEQFVGLLEHMMTTWRTKLVFGTKTTSEIKILTGIFQGDKLSALWFCLALNFLSKLLNNNSYGYIIDNGANIKITHQLYVDDLKLYATNEEQLRRLLRTVTAFSQTIGMEMGLDKCAVVHVKRGKLTHGVSRTN; encoded by the coding sequence ATGCGATGGACGGAGGAAGATAATGTCCTCATATTACGCGTTCACTACATAGCAACAGATATGCAGCAGAGAACTGGAAGGAGATATAGGGAACTGTTGACTGAAGTGTGGAATGACATCAATCCACGAAGACAATCTTATGCTAACCTTCTTGCCAACAGAGTGAGATGGCTCCTGGAAAAAGAGAAATTTTCGACAACTGAACTCAACTCAATAAAACAAAGCTACTTACCACGAATTGATTCAGAGATTAGGGTTGAAGATGAAGAGGTTCCCCTAGAGAGCAGAACTATCATTCGAATGAGCATCCTACCATCAAGGATAGAGCGCATCTTCAACAAAAACCTCCACAACTACACCGGGATTTCTCCACAATATAGACCTAAGATTCCAAGGATGTACGGATCTAAAAGAATGCTGGAATGTATTCGGAGGGTGGACAGGTTGATGGAGAGATATTTAGATGTAAACATCACACTTAGGGGGATAGTGGACTGCGTTTATGCTGGAGCGGTTACAGTCGCAGAAGAACTCGGAATGAAGATCGGTGAAATATACTCAGAGCTGCGTCAGGAATCTACACCACCATGGAAGTTGAGGCTGGAAAAGAAAGttaagaatattagaaaaaaaatcggtATATTGCATAGTTACCTCAATACAGAGTCGCATACCAAGAAGATCCTTGAGGGCATACGGCAAATCGCATCAGAATCTCGCATTAGAACCAGCAGATCAAATGAACAACTCAAAGAAAAACTGATGGCAGTATGTGATAGGCTGAAACAAAAAGTTAAAGCTTTGGGTAACCGTATCAAGCGCTACAACGAGAGAGTCAAAAGGTATAAAAACAACCACCTATACTACAAAAACCAGAGTAAATTCTTTCGCAATCTTGAGGCCACAGAAACTGCAAAGGGAGTGTATCCAGATGAAAAAGATATGCATAAAGCATGGAGCGAAATATGGGAACGTAAGAAGATGCACGATGACAGAGCCTTCTGGATAAAGGATGCTGAGAAGGAGAAGAACACCTACAGCATGGATAATATAGAGATTACGAAGGAGGATATTAAATCAGTCCTGAAGAAGGCTAACAACTGGGCTGCTCCAGGAGCTGACAAACTGCAAAACTATTGGTGGAAGAACTTCACATCAACACACCAACGGCTGGTTGTTTTGTTCCAGGGAGCACTCTCTGACCCTTCCACCATACCAGAATTTTTCACCCTGGGGCTCACATACATGCTACCGAAGGGGAACATCACTCCGGACCCAAAACAGTACAGACCGATAACATGCCTGCCAACTGTCTACAAAATCTTGACAGGAATACTTACCAAACACCTGTGGAAACATGTTAACAAGTTCAATATACTAGCGAGTGAACAGAATGGATGCCGAATAGACGCACAAGGATGTAAGGAACTGCTCACTATTGACTACCTTATAACGAAGCAGGCAAAGAAGAAACTGAGGAACTTATCAATTGCCTGGATAGACTATAAAAAGGCATTTGATTCGGTACCGCACTCCTGGCTCTTGAAAGTCCTGAGACTGTATGGTGTATCTGAGCAGTTTGTTGGACTCTTAGAACACATGATGACAACCTGGAGGACGAAATTAGTATTCGGTACAAAGACAACATCCGAAATAAAGATCTTGACAGGTATTTTCCAAGGCGACAAGCTAAGCGCACTGTGGTTTTGTTTGGCTTTGAACTTCTTAAGCAAATTACTGAACAACAACAGCTACGGATACATCATTGATAATGGAGCGAACATAAAAATTACTCACCAACTGTATGTAGATGATCTTAAACTGTATGCCACAAATGAAGAACAATTGAGAAGGCTACTAAGAACTGTAACCGCCTTCTCGCAAACAATTGGTATGGAGATGGGTCTTGATAAATGTGCTGTGGTGCATGTTAAAAGGGGAAAGTTAACACATGGGGTGTCCAGGACGAATTAG